A portion of the Apus apus isolate bApuApu2 chromosome 3, bApuApu2.pri.cur, whole genome shotgun sequence genome contains these proteins:
- the OTOR gene encoding otoraplin produces MTRVYLVLLLCLALMCPLVTGIFMDKLASKKLCADDDCVYTISLAKAEEDYNATDCRFINIKKGQLIYVYSKLVKEKDSGEFWAGSVYGEQYEDHMGTVGYFPSSLVSEQHVYQEANKTVPTTDIDFFCE; encoded by the exons atgacacgtgtttatttggttttactTTTGTGTCTTGCATTAATGTGTCCTCTCGTAACTGGAATTTTTATGGACAAGCTTGCCAGCAAGAAACTGTGTGCTGATGATGACTGTGTCT acACAATTTCCCTTGCCAAAGCAGAAGAGGATTATAATGCTACAGACTGCAGattcattaatattaaaaaagggCAGTTGATTTATGTTTATTCAAAactagtgaaagaaaaagactcTGGAGAATTCTGGGCTGGAAGT GTTTATGGAGAACAGTATGAAGACCATATGGGGACAGTTGGTTATTTCCCTAGCAGTTTAGTCTCAGAACAACATGTCTATCAAGAAGCGAATAAGACTGTTCCTACAACG GACATTGATTTCTTCTGTGAATAG